A window of the Streptomyces albireticuli genome harbors these coding sequences:
- a CDS encoding peptidoglycan D,D-transpeptidase FtsI family protein: protein MNKPVRRIAIFCGLLVLALLIRDNWLQFVQADELKTHKKNRRVDIARYSQPRGNIIVDGQAITGSQETGGVDFKYKRTYKNGDMWAPVTGRSSQVFGATQLESIYDRVLIGDDDRLFFNRTVDMITGKGKKGGDVITTLNSKAQEAAFKGLGDKKGAVAALDPRTGKILALASTPSYDPSKIAGANDGEAWTALDKDKNQPMLNRALRQTYPPGSTFKVVTAAAALEDGLYKDVDSKTNSPLPWTLPDTVTPLDNEGNLPTCKDGTLREALRISCNTVFGKVSADLGNKKMMAMAEKFGFNNKEIFTPVRVEQSVYPKDNRPQNAMAGIGQASNRATPLQMAMVASAVANNGKLMEPYMVDKVRAPNLNVIETHQPKEMSQPFSKKTAQQLQSIMETVVQDGTGQNGQIPNVTVGGKTGTAQHGVDNTANPYAWFISYAKTDNGSPVAVAVVIEGSDTDRSDIAGGKLAAPIAKSVMEAVLKTSK from the coding sequence GTGAACAAGCCCGTGCGCCGGATCGCGATCTTCTGCGGGCTGCTCGTGCTGGCCCTGCTGATCCGCGACAACTGGCTCCAGTTCGTCCAGGCCGACGAGCTGAAGACCCACAAGAAGAACCGCCGCGTCGACATCGCCCGCTACAGCCAGCCGCGCGGCAACATCATCGTGGACGGCCAGGCGATCACCGGCTCGCAGGAGACCGGCGGCGTCGACTTCAAGTACAAGCGGACGTACAAGAACGGCGACATGTGGGCGCCGGTCACCGGCCGCTCCTCGCAGGTCTTCGGCGCCACGCAGCTGGAGAGCATCTACGACCGGGTGCTCATCGGCGACGACGACCGCCTGTTCTTCAACCGCACCGTCGACATGATCACGGGCAAGGGGAAGAAGGGCGGTGACGTCATCACCACCCTGAACTCCAAGGCCCAGGAGGCCGCCTTCAAGGGCCTGGGGGACAAGAAGGGCGCCGTCGCCGCGCTCGACCCCCGCACGGGCAAGATCCTCGCCCTCGCGTCCACCCCGTCGTACGACCCGTCGAAGATCGCGGGCGCCAACGACGGCGAGGCCTGGACGGCGCTGGACAAGGACAAGAACCAGCCGATGCTCAACCGGGCCCTGCGGCAGACCTACCCGCCGGGCTCCACCTTCAAGGTCGTCACGGCCGCCGCGGCGCTGGAGGACGGCCTGTACAAGGACGTCGACTCCAAGACGAACTCGCCGCTGCCGTGGACGCTGCCGGACACGGTCACGCCGCTGGACAACGAGGGCAACCTCCCCACCTGCAAGGACGGCACGCTGCGCGAGGCCCTGCGCATCTCCTGCAACACCGTCTTCGGCAAGGTCAGCGCCGACCTGGGCAACAAGAAGATGATGGCCATGGCGGAGAAGTTCGGCTTCAACAACAAGGAGATCTTCACTCCAGTCCGCGTGGAGCAGAGCGTCTACCCCAAGGACAACCGCCCGCAGAACGCGATGGCGGGAATCGGTCAGGCGTCCAACCGCGCCACGCCGCTCCAGATGGCCATGGTGGCCTCCGCGGTCGCCAACAACGGCAAGCTGATGGAGCCGTACATGGTCGACAAGGTGCGGGCGCCCAACCTCAACGTGATCGAGACGCACCAGCCGAAGGAGATGTCGCAGCCGTTCTCCAAGAAGACGGCGCAGCAGCTCCAGTCGATCATGGAGACCGTGGTCCAGGACGGCACCGGCCAGAACGGCCAGATCCCCAACGTCACGGTCGGCGGCAAGACCGGAACGGCCCAGCACGGCGTCGACAACACCGCGAACCCGTACGCCTGGTTCATCTCCTACGCCAAGACGGACAACGGCTCGCCGGTGGCCGTGGCCGTGGTGATCGAGGGTTCGGACACCGACCGCAGTGACATCGCCGGTGGCAAGCTCGCCGCGCCGATCGCGAAGAGCGTCATGGAGGCGGTGCTCAAGACGTCGAAGTGA
- a CDS encoding FtsW/RodA/SpoVE family cell cycle protein, producing MPSTPSTTTTTTISTVGPPSRRNTELALLAFAVILPCFAYANVGLALDGEMPSGMLGYGLGLGLLAGVGHLVVRKFAKYADPLLLPLATLLNGLGLVMIWRLDQSERLARLAKAQGFTFQASAPNQLLFSAMGIALFVGVVIFLKDHRILQRYTYISMVVALVLLVAPVFFPGKFGAKIWITVPGLGSIQPGEFAKIIIAIFFAGYLMVKRDALALASRRFMGLYLPRGRDLGPILVVWALSLMILVFETDLGSSLLFFGMFVVMLYVATERTSWIVFGLLMSAGGAAVVGSFEPHVKVRVMAWLHPFAVYDTPRPSWATTEQIAQALFAFGSGGVFGTGWGQGASDLIQFAANSDFIFASFGEELGLAGAMGLLLIYGLIVERGMRTALAARDPFGKLLATGLSAGFGIQVFVVAGGVMGLIPLTGMTMPFLAQGGSSVIANWALIAILIKISDTARRPAPAPAPSTDAEMTQVVRP from the coding sequence ATGCCATCCACGCCGAGTACCACCACCACGACCACGATCAGCACCGTGGGCCCGCCCAGCCGGCGCAACACCGAGCTGGCACTCCTCGCCTTCGCGGTGATCCTGCCGTGCTTCGCGTACGCCAACGTCGGCCTCGCCCTCGACGGCGAGATGCCCTCGGGCATGCTCGGCTACGGGCTGGGCCTCGGCCTGCTGGCCGGCGTGGGCCACCTGGTGGTCCGCAAGTTCGCCAAGTACGCCGACCCGCTGCTGCTGCCGCTGGCCACCCTGCTCAACGGCCTGGGCCTGGTCATGATCTGGCGGCTGGACCAGTCGGAGCGGCTCGCCCGGCTGGCCAAGGCGCAGGGCTTCACCTTCCAAGCGTCGGCCCCCAACCAGCTGCTGTTCTCGGCGATGGGCATCGCCCTGTTCGTCGGTGTGGTGATCTTCCTCAAGGACCACCGCATCCTCCAGCGCTACACCTACATCTCCATGGTGGTGGCGCTGGTCCTGCTGGTGGCCCCGGTGTTCTTCCCCGGCAAGTTCGGCGCCAAGATCTGGATCACCGTCCCGGGCCTCGGCTCCATCCAGCCCGGAGAGTTCGCGAAGATCATCATCGCGATCTTCTTCGCCGGCTACCTGATGGTGAAGCGCGACGCGCTCGCCCTGGCCAGCCGCCGCTTCATGGGGCTGTACCTGCCCCGTGGGCGCGACCTCGGGCCGATCCTGGTCGTCTGGGCGCTCAGCCTGATGATCCTGGTCTTCGAGACCGACCTGGGCTCGTCGCTGCTGTTCTTCGGCATGTTCGTCGTCATGCTGTACGTCGCCACCGAGCGCACCAGCTGGATCGTCTTCGGTCTGCTGATGTCCGCGGGCGGCGCGGCCGTGGTCGGCTCCTTCGAGCCGCACGTGAAGGTCCGTGTGATGGCCTGGCTGCACCCCTTCGCGGTGTACGACACGCCGCGCCCGTCCTGGGCCACCACCGAGCAGATCGCCCAGGCGCTGTTCGCCTTCGGCTCCGGCGGCGTCTTCGGCACGGGCTGGGGACAGGGCGCCTCGGACCTCATCCAGTTCGCCGCCAACTCCGACTTCATCTTCGCCTCCTTCGGCGAGGAGCTCGGCCTGGCCGGCGCCATGGGGCTGCTGCTGATCTACGGTCTGATCGTCGAGCGCGGCATGCGCACGGCGCTGGCCGCCCGCGACCCCTTCGGAAAGCTTCTGGCCACGGGCCTGTCCGCCGGTTTCGGCATCCAGGTCTTCGTCGTGGCCGGCGGTGTCATGGGCCTCATCCCGCTGACCGGTATGACCATGCCGTTCCTCGCGCAGGGTGGCTCGTCCGTCATCGCCAACTGGGCCCTGATCGCCATCCTGATCAAGATCAGTGACACGGCGCGCCGTCCCGCACCGGCTCCCGCACCGTCCACCGACGCCGAGATGACCCAGGTGGTCCGCCCGTGA
- a CDS encoding PP2C family protein-serine/threonine phosphatase codes for MSLSLRFAAGSHKGMIREGNEDSGYAGPRLLAIADGMGGQAAGEVASSEVISTLVTLDDDVPGSDILTSLGSAVQRANEQLRVMVEEDPQLEGMGTTLTALLWTGQRLGLVHVGDSRAYLLRDGVLTQITQDHTWVQRLVDEGRITEEEATTHPQRSLLMRALGSGDHVEPDLSIREVRAGDRYLICSDGLSGVVSHQTMEETLASYQGPHETIQELIQLALRGGGPDNITCIVADVLDVDGNDTLTAQFNDTPVIVGAVAENQVQLGDDGAMQTPAGRAAEHARANRPVPPQAPAGGFGPPGSGEPGMGGMPDGSFGAFMDEDFVKPARRGKWIKRSVIAAIVLGVVAGGLYGGYSWTQTQYFVGAKDNNHVAVYQGINQDLAWVGLSKLYEDHPEIELKYLPVDQRTRVEETIPLDSRAKAVQKAKDLGLLAGTCKKEDERRKAEQKQREAEKQSGDKAGGALGDARDPNRADAKPNPVQATPTPAPGPTLTEEEQKLVPQCSAQQ; via the coding sequence ATGAGTCTGTCACTGCGCTTCGCCGCCGGATCGCACAAGGGCATGATCCGGGAGGGCAACGAGGACTCCGGTTACGCCGGCCCCCGCCTGCTCGCCATCGCCGACGGCATGGGCGGCCAGGCCGCGGGCGAGGTCGCCTCCTCCGAGGTGATCTCCACCCTCGTCACGCTCGACGACGACGTCCCGGGCTCCGACATCCTCACCTCGCTCGGCTCCGCCGTGCAGCGCGCCAACGAGCAGCTCCGCGTCATGGTCGAGGAGGACCCCCAGCTGGAGGGCATGGGCACCACGCTCACGGCCCTGCTGTGGACCGGCCAGCGGCTCGGCCTGGTGCACGTCGGCGACTCGCGCGCGTACCTGCTGCGCGACGGCGTGCTCACCCAGATCACCCAGGACCACACCTGGGTGCAGCGGCTGGTCGACGAGGGCCGGATCACCGAGGAAGAGGCCACCACCCACCCGCAGCGCTCCCTGCTGATGCGCGCGCTGGGCAGCGGCGACCACGTGGAGCCGGACCTCTCCATCCGCGAGGTGCGCGCCGGTGACCGCTATCTGATCTGCTCGGACGGCCTCTCCGGCGTCGTCAGCCATCAGACGATGGAGGAGACGCTCGCCAGCTACCAGGGCCCGCACGAGACGATCCAGGAGCTCATCCAGCTCGCCCTGCGCGGCGGCGGCCCCGACAACATCACCTGCATCGTCGCCGACGTCCTCGACGTCGACGGCAACGACACCCTGACCGCCCAGTTCAACGACACGCCCGTGATCGTCGGCGCGGTCGCGGAGAACCAGGTCCAGCTGGGCGACGACGGCGCCATGCAGACCCCGGCCGGCCGCGCCGCCGAGCACGCCCGCGCCAACCGTCCGGTGCCCCCGCAGGCCCCCGCGGGCGGCTTCGGCCCGCCCGGCAGCGGTGAGCCCGGCATGGGCGGCATGCCGGACGGCTCCTTCGGCGCGTTCATGGACGAGGACTTCGTCAAGCCCGCCCGCCGGGGCAAGTGGATCAAGCGGTCGGTGATCGCCGCGATCGTGCTCGGCGTCGTCGCCGGCGGCCTCTACGGCGGCTACAGCTGGACCCAGACGCAGTACTTCGTGGGCGCCAAGGACAACAACCACGTGGCCGTCTACCAGGGCATCAACCAGGACCTCGCCTGGGTCGGCCTCAGCAAGCTGTACGAGGACCACCCCGAGATCGAACTCAAGTACCTCCCGGTCGACCAGCGCACCCGCGTCGAGGAGACGATCCCGCTCGACAGCCGTGCCAAGGCCGTCCAGAAGGCCAAGGACCTCGGCCTCCTCGCCGGCACCTGCAAGAAGGAAGACGAGCGGCGCAAGGCCGAGCAGAAGCAGCGGGAGGCGGAGAAGCAGAGCGGCGACAAGGCCGGCGGCGCCCTGGGCGACGCCCGCGACCCCAACCGGGCCGACGCCAAGCCGAACCCCGTCCAGGCCACCCCGACGCCCGCGCCGGGCCCCACCCTCACCGAGGAAGAGCAGAAGTTGGTCCCGCAGTGCAGCGCTCAGCAGTGA
- a CDS encoding FHA domain-containing protein FhaB/FipA: MSELTLTVMRLGFLAVLWLFVIVAVQVIRSDLFGTRVTQRGSRRGGSDRQPQRAQQTAPPQQRQQQGGGRRADRGRRGAPTKLVVSEGTLTGTTVALQGQTISLGRAHDSTIVLDDDYASSRHARIYPDRDGQWIVEDLGSTNGTYLDRTRLTTPTPIPLGAPIRIGKTVIELRK; the protein is encoded by the coding sequence ATGTCAGAGCTGACCCTCACGGTCATGCGGTTGGGTTTCCTCGCCGTCTTGTGGCTGTTCGTCATCGTGGCCGTCCAGGTCATCCGCAGCGACCTCTTCGGCACGCGCGTGACCCAGCGCGGCTCCCGCCGCGGCGGCTCCGACCGGCAGCCCCAGCGCGCGCAGCAGACCGCACCGCCGCAGCAGCGCCAGCAGCAGGGCGGCGGCCGCCGGGCCGACCGCGGGCGCCGTGGCGCGCCCACGAAGCTGGTGGTCTCCGAGGGGACGCTCACCGGCACCACGGTGGCCCTCCAGGGGCAGACCATCTCCCTCGGCCGCGCGCACGACTCCACGATCGTGCTGGACGACGACTACGCCTCCAGCAGGCATGCCAGGATCTATCCGGACCGCGACGGCCAGTGGATCGTCGAGGACCTCGGTTCGACCAACGGCACGTATCTCGACCGGACCCGGCTGACCACCCCGACCCCGATCCCGCTCGGTGCGCCGATCCGCATCGGCAAGACCGTCATCGAGCTGCGGAAGTAG
- a CDS encoding FhaA domain-containing protein encodes MGVLKRFEQRLEGLVNGTFAKVFKSEVQPVEIAGALQRECDNNATIWNRDRTVVPNDFIVELSAPDFERLSPYSGQLGDELSGMVRDYAKQQRYTFMGTIKVHLEKADDLDTGLYRVRSRTLAASESQEPGARPAAPRPGTGGAVTQGGGGYPAPPAGLPPMPASPPPGATPPGRPAPRPAGPAAGAAAGGQTRRWIEINGTRHQISRPTLVLGRSTEADVRIDDPGVSRRHCEIRVGTPATIQDLGSTNGIVVDGQHTTRATLRDGSRIVVGSTTIVYRQAEG; translated from the coding sequence GTGGGAGTACTGAAGCGCTTCGAGCAGCGACTCGAGGGTCTCGTGAACGGCACCTTCGCCAAGGTGTTCAAGTCCGAGGTGCAGCCGGTGGAGATCGCCGGCGCGCTCCAGCGTGAGTGCGACAACAACGCCACCATCTGGAACCGCGACCGCACCGTCGTCCCCAACGACTTCATCGTGGAGCTGAGCGCCCCGGACTTCGAGCGTCTGAGCCCCTATTCCGGGCAGCTCGGCGACGAGCTCTCCGGGATGGTCCGCGACTACGCCAAGCAGCAGCGGTACACCTTCATGGGGACCATCAAGGTCCACCTGGAGAAGGCGGACGACCTCGACACCGGGCTCTACCGGGTGCGCAGCCGCACCCTCGCCGCCAGCGAGTCGCAGGAGCCGGGCGCCCGCCCGGCCGCCCCGCGGCCCGGCACCGGCGGCGCCGTCACCCAGGGTGGCGGCGGCTATCCGGCCCCGCCGGCCGGTCTGCCGCCCATGCCCGCGTCCCCGCCGCCCGGCGCCACGCCTCCGGGACGCCCCGCGCCCCGTCCGGCGGGCCCCGCGGCCGGGGCCGCCGCCGGCGGCCAGACCAGGCGCTGGATCGAGATCAACGGCACCCGCCACCAGATCTCACGGCCCACGCTCGTCCTGGGCCGCAGCACCGAGGCGGACGTACGCATCGACGACCCCGGCGTATCCCGCCGGCACTGCGAAATCCGGGTCGGCACCCCCGCGACGATCCAGGATCTGGGGTCGACGAACGGCATCGTGGTGGACGGACAGCACACCACGCGCGCTACGCTCCGCGACGGCTCACGCATCGTCGTGGGCAGCACCACCATCGTTTATCGGCAAGCCGAAGGGTGA
- a CDS encoding helix-turn-helix domain-containing protein, translating into MAWRTHTEGGRTADAAGARLARHATASLAGLLAEQGMSRKDLADTMGVSPGRVSQILSGDENLTMRSLAAVAEALDLRVEISFSERPAAEHREPVESARSPHHRPLAPVHR; encoded by the coding sequence ATGGCCTGGCGAACACATACCGAGGGTGGCAGGACGGCCGACGCGGCCGGCGCCCGCCTCGCACGCCACGCGACGGCCTCGCTCGCGGGCCTCCTGGCAGAACAGGGCATGTCCCGCAAGGACTTGGCGGACACGATGGGGGTCTCCCCCGGCAGGGTCAGTCAAATCCTCTCCGGCGACGAGAATTTGACCATGCGGTCCTTGGCGGCCGTCGCCGAAGCACTCGACCTACGCGTGGAGATCTCCTTCAGCGAAAGGCCGGCCGCCGAGCACCGCGAACCCGTGGAGAGCGCTCGTTCTCCGCACCACCGCCCCTTAGCTCCCGTCCACCGCTGA
- a CDS encoding MarR family winged helix-turn-helix transcriptional regulator, which yields MPHRDESVETIQREMTAFARRARASAARTHPELSLVSFTLLAHLEDRQGCRATDLAAHYLLDKSTVSRQVAALEKLELVERRVDPDDHRVQVLHLTAHGVATLAQVAATRRSAFEERLAGWDEADLSRFAAYLLRYNAAAERLS from the coding sequence GTGCCGCACCGAGACGAGTCCGTCGAGACCATCCAGCGCGAGATGACCGCCTTCGCGCGCCGCGCGCGGGCCAGCGCCGCCCGGACCCACCCCGAGCTCTCGCTGGTCTCCTTCACCCTGCTGGCACACCTGGAGGACCGGCAGGGCTGCCGGGCCACCGACCTCGCCGCGCACTACCTGCTCGACAAGTCCACGGTCAGCCGGCAGGTCGCCGCCCTGGAGAAGCTGGAACTGGTCGAGCGCCGGGTCGACCCCGACGACCACCGCGTCCAGGTGCTGCACCTCACGGCGCACGGCGTCGCGACCCTCGCCCAGGTCGCCGCCACCCGCCGGTCGGCCTTCGAGGAGCGCCTGGCCGGCTGGGACGAGGCCGACCTCAGTCGGTTCGCCGCCTATCTGCTGCGCTACAACGCGGCGGCCGAACGACTCAGCTGA
- a CDS encoding DUF2252 domain-containing protein, which produces MSPKGAGKALRARVPRAEHAEWEADAGRPGAVEMVEASNAGRLPRLTPIRVGRMAASPFAFLRGSAGLMGYDLVRTAVTGIGAQICGDAHAANFGLYGDARGGLVVDLNDFDETLHGPWEWDLKRLATSLVLAGREAGAGEDTCRAAARDAVGSYRRTMRLLARMPVADAWNAIADERLVTHADARELVGTLERVEEKARRNTSARFAAKATEKADGGRRFLDAPPVLSRVPDEEATAVAMALPGYLRTLPEELLPLLGRYEVQDVAFRVVGTGSVGLRSYVVLLLDHRGEPLVLQVKEARPSVLLPYAEKAGFAPPAAGHEGRRVVLGQKRMQVVSDVLLGWATVEGRPYQVRQFRNRKGSVDPAALAPDELDDYGRMTGALLARAHAHSADPRLIAGYCGKSAELDEAVASFAKAYADRTEEDHGELVTAVRGGRLAAEAGV; this is translated from the coding sequence TTGTCGCCCAAGGGGGCGGGCAAGGCGCTGCGGGCCCGGGTGCCGCGCGCCGAGCACGCCGAGTGGGAGGCGGACGCGGGCCGCCCCGGGGCGGTCGAGATGGTCGAGGCGTCGAACGCGGGCCGGCTGCCGCGGCTGACGCCTATACGGGTGGGGCGGATGGCCGCCTCGCCCTTCGCCTTCCTGCGCGGCTCGGCCGGGCTGATGGGGTACGACCTGGTGCGTACGGCCGTGACGGGGATCGGCGCGCAGATATGCGGCGACGCCCACGCCGCGAACTTCGGGCTCTACGGCGACGCCCGCGGCGGCTTGGTCGTCGACCTCAACGACTTCGACGAGACCCTGCACGGCCCCTGGGAGTGGGACCTGAAGCGCCTCGCGACCTCGCTGGTGCTCGCGGGGCGGGAGGCGGGCGCGGGCGAGGACACCTGCCGGGCGGCCGCCCGGGACGCCGTGGGTTCCTACCGGCGCACGATGCGGCTGCTGGCTCGGATGCCGGTGGCCGACGCGTGGAACGCCATCGCCGACGAGCGGCTCGTCACGCACGCCGACGCCCGGGAGCTGGTGGGCACGCTGGAGCGGGTCGAGGAGAAGGCCCGCCGGAACACCAGCGCCCGCTTCGCCGCGAAGGCGACGGAGAAGGCGGACGGCGGGCGGCGGTTCCTGGACGCGCCGCCGGTGCTGAGCCGGGTGCCGGACGAGGAGGCGACGGCCGTCGCCATGGCACTCCCCGGCTATCTGCGCACGCTGCCGGAGGAGCTGCTGCCGCTGCTCGGGCGCTACGAGGTGCAGGACGTGGCCTTCCGGGTGGTGGGCACGGGGAGCGTGGGCCTGCGCTCGTACGTGGTGCTGCTCCTCGACCACCGCGGCGAGCCGCTGGTCCTCCAGGTGAAGGAGGCCCGGCCCTCGGTTCTGCTGCCGTACGCGGAGAAGGCCGGCTTCGCGCCGCCCGCGGCGGGCCACGAGGGGCGGCGCGTGGTGCTCGGGCAGAAGCGGATGCAGGTGGTCAGCGATGTGCTGCTCGGCTGGGCGACGGTCGAGGGCCGGCCCTACCAGGTGCGGCAGTTCCGCAACCGCAAGGGCAGCGTCGACCCGGCGGCCCTGGCCCCCGACGAGCTCGACGACTACGGGCGGATGACGGGCGCCCTGCTCGCCCGCGCGCACGCGCACAGCGCGGACCCCCGGCTGATAGCGGGGTACTGCGGGAAGTCGGCGGAGCTGGACGAGGCGGTCGCGAGCTTCGCGAAGGCCTACGCGGACCGGACGGAGGAGGACCACGGGGAGCTGGTGACGGCGGTCCGCGGCGGGCGGCTGGCGGCGGAGGCGGGGGTTTAG
- a CDS encoding rhodanese-like domain-containing protein produces MHFGSGVPTVGVDALSSDDFLLDVREQDEWTAGHAEGALHIPMSDFVARYGALTEQAPDGGRINVICRSGGRSAQVTAYLVQQGLDAANVDGGMQAWEALGRPVVDADGAPGTVI; encoded by the coding sequence ATGCATTTCGGTTCTGGGGTTCCCACGGTCGGCGTCGACGCGCTCTCCTCCGACGACTTCCTGCTCGACGTCCGTGAGCAGGACGAGTGGACGGCGGGGCACGCGGAGGGTGCGCTCCACATCCCGATGAGCGACTTCGTCGCCCGCTACGGCGCCCTGACGGAGCAGGCTCCCGACGGCGGCCGGATCAACGTGATCTGCCGCTCGGGCGGCCGCTCCGCGCAGGTGACGGCCTACCTCGTCCAGCAGGGCCTGGACGCGGCGAACGTCGACGGCGGCATGCAGGCCTGGGAGGCCCTCGGCCGCCCGGTCGTGGACGCCGACGGGGCGCCCGGCACGGTGATCTAG
- a CDS encoding 2Fe-2S iron-sulfur cluster-binding protein — protein MAAARHGAFHPLRVTAVDALTDDSVALTLAVPPELREAYRYAPGQHISVRRDTEDGEIRRTYSLCGLAPDPADAGPAELRVGVRLVDGGVFSTYALKELAAGDTVEVMTPVGRFVLEPRAGHFAAIVGGSGITPVLSIASTLLARIPDARFCLIRSDRTAASAMFLEEVADLKDRYPDRFQLVHTLSREEQQAGLPSGRLDEERLARLLPALLPVEAIDGWYLCGPHGLVRGAEQALGGLGVPRDRVHQEIFHVESTAPVAEASATAVPAPAHSTVTAQLDGRSGSWPVQEGESLLEAVLRNRADAPYACKGGVCGTCRAYLVTGEVRMERNFALEPEEVAAGYVLACQSRPTTEEVELDFDR, from the coding sequence ATGGCAGCGGCCCGCCATGGCGCCTTCCACCCCCTGCGGGTGACCGCCGTCGACGCCCTCACCGACGACTCCGTCGCCCTGACCCTCGCCGTGCCCCCGGAGCTCCGCGAGGCCTACCGCTACGCCCCCGGCCAGCACATCTCGGTCCGCCGTGACACCGAGGACGGCGAGATCCGGCGCACCTACTCCCTCTGCGGCCTCGCCCCGGACCCGGCGGACGCCGGGCCGGCGGAGCTGCGGGTGGGGGTGCGGCTGGTCGACGGCGGGGTGTTCTCCACGTACGCCCTGAAAGAGCTGGCGGCCGGGGACACCGTGGAGGTGATGACGCCGGTCGGCCGGTTCGTGCTGGAGCCCCGCGCCGGGCACTTCGCGGCGATCGTCGGCGGCAGCGGCATCACCCCCGTCCTGTCCATCGCCTCGACCCTGCTCGCGCGGATACCGGACGCCCGCTTCTGCCTGATACGCAGCGACCGCACCGCGGCCTCGGCGATGTTCCTGGAGGAGGTCGCCGACCTGAAGGACCGCTATCCCGACCGCTTCCAGCTGGTGCACACCCTTTCCCGGGAGGAGCAGCAGGCGGGCCTGCCGTCCGGCCGACTGGACGAGGAGCGGCTGGCGCGGCTGCTGCCCGCGCTGCTGCCGGTGGAGGCGATCGACGGCTGGTATCTGTGCGGACCGCACGGGCTGGTGCGAGGGGCCGAGCAGGCGCTGGGCGGTCTGGGCGTCCCCCGGGACCGGGTGCACCAGGAGATCTTCCACGTCGAGTCCACCGCCCCCGTTGCCGAGGCCTCGGCGACGGCGGTGCCCGCACCCGCCCACAGCACGGTGACCGCGCAGCTGGACGGGCGCAGCGGCAGCTGGCCGGTCCAGGAGGGGGAGTCGCTGCTGGAGGCGGTCCTGCGCAACCGCGCCGACGCCCCGTACGCCTGCAAGGGCGGTGTCTGCGGCACCTGCCGGGCCTATCTGGTCACGGGCGAGGTGCGGATGGAGCGGAATTTCGCCCTGGAGCCGGAGGAAGTGGCGGCCGGGTATGTGCTGGCCTGCCAGTCGCGCCCGACGACGGAAGAGGTGGAGCTGGACTTCGACCGCTGA
- the paaD gene encoding 1,2-phenylacetyl-CoA epoxidase subunit PaaD yields MVTARAALPTPLEERLRELAGAVPDPELPVVTLAELGVLRGLQMSGPGRVEVELTPTYTGCPAIEAMAADIERVLHDEGIPEVEVRTVLTPAWSTDDITAEGRRKLAEFGVAPPRVSGPGGPVPVSLGIRCPHCGSTDTTLLSRFSSTACKALRRCEACREPFDHFKEL; encoded by the coding sequence ATGGTGACCGCCCGTGCCGCGCTGCCCACCCCACTGGAGGAGAGGCTCCGGGAGCTGGCGGGCGCCGTCCCCGACCCGGAGCTCCCGGTGGTGACCCTCGCGGAGCTGGGCGTCCTGCGCGGACTCCAGATGTCCGGCCCCGGCCGGGTAGAGGTGGAGCTCACCCCCACCTACACCGGCTGCCCGGCCATCGAGGCGATGGCCGCGGACATCGAGCGGGTGCTGCACGACGAGGGCATCCCCGAGGTCGAGGTCCGCACCGTCCTCACCCCGGCCTGGTCCACGGACGACATCACGGCCGAAGGCCGCCGGAAGCTCGCCGAGTTCGGGGTGGCGCCGCCGCGTGTCAGCGGCCCGGGCGGCCCGGTGCCGGTGTCCCTCGGCATCCGCTGCCCGCACTGCGGATCCACCGACACCACCCTCCTCAGCCGCTTCTCCTCCACCGCCTGCAAGGCCCTGCGCCGCTGCGAGGCATGCCGCGAACCGTTCGATCACTTCAAGGAGTTGTAG